A DNA window from Nycticebus coucang isolate mNycCou1 chromosome 1, mNycCou1.pri, whole genome shotgun sequence contains the following coding sequences:
- the RNF180 gene encoding E3 ubiquitin-protein ligase RNF180 isoform X3, translating to MKRSEELVIKNHNQEEISILRCWKCRKCIASYGCFMEYPENQVIKDKGDPGDAENICHVWHMNIEALPEWINCLIQKAQWTVGKLNCPFCGARLGGFNFVSTPKCSCGQLAAVHLSKSRTDYQPTQAGRLMRPSLKYLSHPRVQSGRDKETLLTGGGSKIRNHWLLNMAQNNNDPGRLTEALCLEVRSTYFEMKNEKLLFKEPEAKFQFFVPQLVTGRCTTRAFHRKSHSLDLNISEKLTFIPPLYEIHSKSTAYSGLNETQPIDLSGLPLPSSKNTCSFQNPSSFDPNVLVQRFAAAPHETQTQRGGGFQFGLEASSVYSDHANTNNLTFLMDLPSAGRSMLEASDQEEHLSPLDFLHSASVSLGTINPRLNKKERSKLKNLRRKQRRHERWLQKQGKYPGMGLLDHMTISCAFYS from the exons ATGAAAAGAAGTGAAGAATTGGTCATTAAAAATCATAACCAAGAGGAAATAAGTATTCTTCGCTGTTGGAAATGTAGAAAATGTATTGCAAGTTATGGTTGTTTCATGGAATATCCTGAGAACCAAGTGATTAAG GATAAAGGTGACCCAGGTGATGCTGAAAATATTTGTCACGTGTGGCACATGAATATAGAAGCCCTTCCAGAATGGATAAACTGCCTAATACAAAAA GCCCAGTGGACAGTTGGAAAACTGAATTGCCCTTTCTGTGGGGCCCGTTTAGGGGGCTTTAATTTTGTCAGCACTCCAAAATGTTCCTGTGGCCAGCTTGCAGCTGTACATCTCTCCAAGAGCCGGACGGATTATCAGCCAACACAGGCAGGCCGACTAATGAGACCATCACTGAAATACTTGTCACATCCTAGAGTTCAGTCAGGTCGTGACAAGGAAACTCTGCTGACAGGTGGTGGCTCCAAAATCAGAAATCACTGGCTTTTAAACATGGCCCAAAATAATAATGACCCTGGAAGATTAACAGAAGCACTCTGCCTGGAGGTGCGATCAACATATTTTGAGATGAAGAATGAAAAACTGCTCTTCAAAGAACCAGAAGCAAAATTCCAGTTTTTTGTTCCCCAGCTTGTGACTGGCAGATGCACTACAAGAGCTTTTCATAGAAAATCACATAGTTTGGATCTGAACATCAGTGAGAAACTGACTTTCATACCCCCTTTATATGAAATCCATAGTAAGTCTACTGCCTATTCTGGTCTAAATGAAACACAGCCTATTGACCTTTCAGGCTTGCCTTTGCCATCTAGTAAAAATACCTGTTCTTTTCAAAACCCATCTAGTTTTGATCCTAATGTGCTGGTGCAAAGATTTGCAGCGGCCCCCCACgagacacagacacaaagagGAGGAGGATTTCAGTTTGGTCTGGAAGCTTCTTCGGTGTACTCTGACCACGCTAATACTAACAACCTCACTTTCCTGATGGACCTGCCCTCAGCTGGCAGGAGCATGCTGGAGGCCTCAGACCAAGAAGAGCACCTCTCGCCTCTGGACTTCCTACACTCAGCCAGTGTTTCGTTGGGCACCATTAATCCGAGGCtcaataagaaagaaaggagcaAGTTGAAGAATCTAAGAAGAAAACAACGAAGGCATGAAAGATGGCTACAGAAGCag ggtaaatacccaggaatgggattgctggatcatatg